One stretch of Amycolatopsis sp. NBC_00345 DNA includes these proteins:
- a CDS encoding type VII secretion system-associated protein, translated as MTDDQWVLLVDPVWQVSAGFGAGSGLGADSDSGSGSAARSDLGPAAGSGPATRSASATDSGPATGSVSAASPASASGSPRDGAAVATPPLTAVVGGWLAREDGSVGRFEANPAYEPSGPGSPTDPLDAALRLAAREEADFDQVAAVLRESAFSVALDVDQEPLIAPSPDNVPCLLVTTAPAHRTRVRAAGWLPASAADLVPLLSAREGTDLLLNPGAPGCTRLLADTVRAAVSRID; from the coding sequence ATGACCGATGACCAGTGGGTACTGCTCGTCGACCCGGTGTGGCAGGTTTCCGCGGGTTTTGGTGCGGGTTCGGGTCTTGGCGCGGACTCGGACTCGGGCTCTGGCTCGGCCGCGCGTTCGGACTTGGGTCCGGCTGCGGGCTCGGGTCCGGCCACGCGCTCGGCATCGGCGACGGACTCGGGTCCGGCCACGGGCTCGGTATCGGCCGCGAGCCCGGCGTCGGCCTCGGGTTCCCCCAGGGACGGCGCGGCGGTGGCGACCCCGCCGTTGACGGCTGTGGTCGGCGGCTGGCTGGCCCGGGAGGACGGTTCCGTCGGCCGGTTCGAGGCGAACCCCGCCTACGAGCCGTCGGGCCCGGGCTCGCCGACCGACCCGCTGGACGCCGCGTTGCGCCTGGCCGCGCGTGAGGAAGCGGACTTCGACCAGGTCGCCGCGGTGCTGCGCGAGTCGGCGTTCTCGGTCGCCTTGGACGTCGACCAGGAGCCGCTCATCGCCCCGTCGCCCGACAACGTGCCGTGCCTGCTCGTGACGACTGCGCCGGCCCACCGCACCCGCGTCCGGGCCGCCGGCTGGCTCCCCGCGTCGGCCGCGGACCTGGTCCCGCTGCTGTCCGCCCGCGAGGGCACGGACCTGCTGCTGAACCCCGGTGCCCCCGGCTGCACCCGCTTGCTGGCCGACACCGTGCGTGCGGCAGTGAGCAGGATCGATTAG